CATACAGCCTTCTAGGTTTGTTAATGAAAGAGGGTCGTGTCGAGCGGACCGAGAAAAGAAGGCACGTGGCGAAGTCTGAGTAAAACATTTAACAAGGGGCTGCAGCGGACCGCTTTTCCGGCGCGTTGCGCCTCCAAATCGGCCGCTGAGCCCAGGCGTTACATGTTCGAGTCGTTCATCAAAATAGGAACTAAATAAATGGCATCAAAATCAAATCTCGTTAATTTAGACGCTATGATAAAACGAGCTGACTTTGCCTCTGACGATGACGATAAATCAACATTTGAGACTTTTAATAGCATTCCCGCTAGAGAGCTAGCATCCGGAAATCCGATTGTTTCACTTCTGAGGAAGCCAGATTTTCAAAGAGAGACTAATCACTGGGCTCCCGATCAAGTGGTGTCACTTCTTGAGTGCTATATAAATGGTGATTTAATCCCGTCGGTCATTCTATGGAAGTCCCCAACATATCTTTTTGTTATTGATGGCGGTCATAGGTTAAGCGTAATAAGGGCATGGATAGAAGATGATTATGGTGATGGCCCTATATCGCATAAGCTCTTTGGTCATGATATTTCGCTAGAACAGAAAAAGGCAGCGGAAAAGACCAGAAAGCTCATAAATGAAAAAGTTGGCTCGTGGAATTACTATAAAACTTTGTTAGATGATGACGAAAATATCACTCCTGAACAACGAAAGAGGCTGTCGACCATTACGACGAGGGGCTTATCTGTCCAGTGGGTAAAAGGAGATGCCGACAAAGCTGAAACGTCATTTTTTAATATCAATATGAAAGGCACGCCTCTCGACGATATTGAAGAAGTTCTTTTAAGAAACCGGAAAAGGCCAGTCCCTATAGCCGCGAGAGCGATAATTAGAGCGGGAAAGGGCCACAGGTATTGGTCTCGATTTAAACAAGAAAAAACTGACCTTATTGAAAGTGAGGCATCGAAGCTTCATAAATTGCTGTTCAACCCTGAGATTGAGAAGCCTGTAAGAACCCTAGACCTACCTCTTGGTGGTTCTAAAGGTGTTCGTAATGCTGTGCAAGTGTTGATTGAGTTCATGCTGATTGCTAATCGACAACAACAAAAGCCTCTACCAAAAATTGATGGCTTTAATGAAGACAATGATGGTTCTTTGACTATTAATGTTCTGAAAAACGCGAAAAAACTTGCGAGCCGAATAACTGGAAATGGCGACGGAAGCTTAGGTCTGCATCCAGCAATATATTTTTACGGTCCATCTGGAAGGCATTCCAGCCCGATGTTTCTAGGGACTGTTTCTCTAATCGGTCAGAAGCTAGCCAATAACGACTCAGAATTCTTTAACAAGTTTACTTCGGTGCGATCAAAGCTTGAACTTATTCTTATTGAAAATAAGGAGTTGATAGCTACTATCATTCAGAAGCATTTGAGCAGGAACAGAATTCCTAAATACCACGATTTTCTCCAAGTTCTAATAGATGCCCTCTACCGAAATAAGTCAGTAGAAGCTAATGATTTAGTAAAATTTTCTGAGCTTGAGGGAAAAATTATCGCAGGTGATTTTAAAAAGACTACGTCTAAAATCTCGGACGATACTAAAAGCAAAGTATTTATAAGTGTTGCCTTAAATAGCGCGCTCAAATGCCCAATTTGTGATGGATACTTAGATATTGAGAAATCAGTTTCCTATGATCATATTGAAAGGGTAAGGGAGGGCGGTTCTGGCGAAGCGGAGAACTGTCAACTGACACATCCATATTGCAACCAGTCAGTTAAGAATTAGCATGTAACAAGGTGCTGCTAGGGACAAATCTACGCTGCGCTCCGATTTGCCCCAGAGCACGGCGTTAAACGTAAGGGAGTAAGCATGAGGCTTGAGAAAGAAATCCTGCGGTACTCAAGACTAAATGGTTACCCAATAGACGAGTATGCGCCGGTTGTTTGTTCTTGTGGTTGCCGCGAACTTCAATTGTTTTCGGATGATGATGAAGGCGGCGCTTTTGGTGTCTGTACTAAGTGCGGATCTGAGATCGATATCGAAAACAGCAAACGCTACATGGAAGAGACTTTTCAAAACCTCTGCCAATGCGACAACGACCGGATGGAATTGGGCGTGGGAACGTCCGTTTATCCCGACACTCACAATGCACGGTGGATCTACATCGGCGCTCAATGCGGGAAATGTAATCTCGTGGGTGTTTACGTGGACTGGAAGGAATCCTGAGACGGCGTTTAACAAGGCCATTAAATACGTTACGGCCACGAACGACGTGGCCTCCACCGGACTGCCTACGCGTTGCTTCGGCAGCCGTTTATGGCGGCGTTAGAGCTTACTGACCGTACAGGGAGAGTCTGAATTTATGGAATGGATTCCTCTTCTCGGTGCCGTCTGCACACTGGCTCTCGGGATTTTGGGCTTGGTGGCTCCCCGACAAGTCGCTGATCTTGTCGGAGTTGCTCCAGAGGGAGCGCTGGGGCTATCAGAGGTCCGTGCCACTTACGGCGGGCTTTTTGTCGGGTTGGGTTCGGCGTGTTTGTGGTTTCAGCAGTCAGAGGTATACGTTGCGGTTGGGTTGGCCTGGTTATTAGCGGCGGTATCCCGCATCGTCTCCATTTTTTTGGATCAGGCTTTCAGCGGCAAGAATGTGGGTGGGGTGATCGTGGAGGCAGGTATCGGCTCCTTGCTGGTCGCTGGCATGCTCTAACCATTCATTCAAGTACGTTCCCGGCCTGGCGGCCGTCCACCGGACGCCCCTGTCGGGGCGCCGCTTAATATTGGCGTTAATGGCCAGGGACACGGAAGAATTCAGGCAGTTGAGCAGGGAGTTGCTTTCAATTATCACGTCAGTTCAACTCTTCTCCCCGCAAAACACTGCAAAATCTGAGAGTTCCGTGTTCTGGTTCCTCGCGCCATGGGCTAGGTTAGGTGCAAGCTGTTTGGTCAAGGGCATTCGGGTTTGGGTGCCAGGGATAAATCGCCGGGTAACCGGCCATTAACAAGGCGCATCAGTACGCGGCCTTCGGCCGCCGGACGCCACTGACGTGGCGCCGCTGTGCTTCGGCGTTATATACATAGAGAGAGTCATGGACGATACATTCAAACCAACAAAGAAAAAGCTCTTAGCAACCCTGGCATTCCTGAGCTGCATCATCGTTTCCCTATGGCTTGGGGGAAAGTTCGACAGCATCATGAATACTCAGGTCTATGAGGTAATGTCCTCATCTAGCGAGTCTGGACAGGCAACCAATAAAGTAGATGAAGGTGCGAAAGTCTTGGAGTCCGTGGCCGCCAGCATGAACGAAGAGCAAAAGGCGAAAGTAAAAGAAATTTACTATCAGTACTTTGCAATCAAATGGCTTGCATACACAGTTGTTTCTTATCTCTTCGCATGTTTGCTTTTCAAACGGATAGGTATCAAAGAGACGGCATGAAGGTCGCATATAACAAGTTGTTGTAGTCTGTTCCGGCCTGCGGCCTCCACCGGACGCCCCTGTCGGGGCGCCGCTAAACCAAGGCGTTAAAATAAGGAGAATACATTGAACTTAAATCAGTCCCCCACCAAAGATCAGCTTGTTTCCCTCATTGCGGAATGCGATGACATGGCAGGTCATCATGTCATATGGGTTAACTCGGCAGGTGACGTAAACATTGATGTCGTTCCGCAGAATTTGACTCCAGTCGGGTTTGAAGAATCAAAGCCTGAGATGCGGATGCGCTATCCAACTTTTGTTTGTGGCAACGACTACGTCGGCTCAGAAGCAGCAAAAGACGATATGCATGTTTCCCGCATCTTCAATAGCCTTGTCGAAATGTGGCCGATCGCA
The genomic region above belongs to Marinobacter arenosus and contains:
- a CDS encoding GmrSD restriction endonuclease domain-containing protein, which encodes MASKSNLVNLDAMIKRADFASDDDDKSTFETFNSIPARELASGNPIVSLLRKPDFQRETNHWAPDQVVSLLECYINGDLIPSVILWKSPTYLFVIDGGHRLSVIRAWIEDDYGDGPISHKLFGHDISLEQKKAAEKTRKLINEKVGSWNYYKTLLDDDENITPEQRKRLSTITTRGLSVQWVKGDADKAETSFFNINMKGTPLDDIEEVLLRNRKRPVPIAARAIIRAGKGHRYWSRFKQEKTDLIESEASKLHKLLFNPEIEKPVRTLDLPLGGSKGVRNAVQVLIEFMLIANRQQQKPLPKIDGFNEDNDGSLTINVLKNAKKLASRITGNGDGSLGLHPAIYFYGPSGRHSSPMFLGTVSLIGQKLANNDSEFFNKFTSVRSKLELILIENKELIATIIQKHLSRNRIPKYHDFLQVLIDALYRNKSVEANDLVKFSELEGKIIAGDFKKTTSKISDDTKSKVFISVALNSALKCPICDGYLDIEKSVSYDHIERVREGGSGEAENCQLTHPYCNQSVKN
- a CDS encoding DUF4345 family protein, which translates into the protein MEWIPLLGAVCTLALGILGLVAPRQVADLVGVAPEGALGLSEVRATYGGLFVGLGSACLWFQQSEVYVAVGLAWLLAAVSRIVSIFLDQAFSGKNVGGVIVEAGIGSLLVAGML